The proteins below come from a single Desulfurella sp. genomic window:
- the nadA gene encoding quinolinate synthase NadA: MEEKIQSKITRLKKEKNAIILAHYYQRDEVQELADFIGDSLALSIEASKTDADIIVFCGVKFMAETAKILSPQKKVILPVIDAGCPLADMATAEKVLNMKNEIGDVSIVSYVNTNVDVKMVSDICCTSANAINVVKSLEAKKILFVPDKHLGEYVKQNVADKEIYLFDGYCLVHDSFTRKDIQDLLKIHPEAKVCVHPESPMEVIELADFVGSTAGIINYCLKSSTKEFIIATESGIVFELKRQAPDKTFYTLGSKSICANMKKTTLKDVLNALEREVYEIILTDEQIQKAKKPIERMISIKRQ; encoded by the coding sequence ATGGAAGAAAAAATACAATCTAAAATAACAAGGCTTAAAAAAGAAAAAAATGCTATTATTTTAGCACATTATTATCAAAGAGATGAAGTGCAGGAATTAGCTGATTTTATTGGTGATTCTTTGGCTTTATCAATAGAAGCTTCAAAAACCGATGCTGATATAATAGTGTTTTGTGGTGTTAAGTTTATGGCAGAGACTGCTAAGATTTTATCGCCTCAAAAAAAGGTAATTTTACCAGTTATAGACGCTGGATGTCCTTTGGCTGATATGGCAACAGCCGAAAAAGTGCTTAATATGAAAAATGAAATTGGTGATGTGAGTATTGTTTCTTACGTTAATACGAATGTAGATGTTAAAATGGTTTCAGATATTTGTTGTACTTCAGCAAATGCAATTAATGTTGTAAAAAGTCTTGAAGCCAAAAAGATACTTTTTGTACCAGATAAGCACTTAGGTGAATATGTAAAACAAAATGTAGCAGATAAAGAAATTTATTTATTTGATGGGTATTGTTTGGTTCATGATAGTTTTACAAGAAAAGACATACAGGATTTGCTTAAAATTCATCCTGAAGCTAAAGTATGTGTTCATCCAGAATCTCCAATGGAGGTTATTGAGCTTGCAGATTTTGTAGGATCTACTGCCGGGATTATAAACTACTGCTTAAAAAGCAGTACAAAAGAGTTTATAATAGCAACCGAAAGTGGCATAGTTTTTGAACTTAAAAGACAAGCGCCAGATAAAACTTTTTATACATTAGGTTCGAAATCTATTTGTGCCAATATGAAAAAAACAACATTAAAAGATGTATTAAATGCACTTGAAAGAGAAGTTTATGAGATAATTCTTACAGATGAGCAAATTCAAAAAGCAAAGAAGCCAATTGAACGCATGATATCCATAAAAAGACAATGA
- a CDS encoding TonB-dependent receptor, translating into MWYKLIVGFVLVGFLCNFALADENVVVTASKVDTQIAKTPSFVEVVTQKQIEGSGSIFTQDALIGLPGISISSNGPFGGQTSFYMRGLRSYYTKYLMDGVNIGDPSGPQSFFDMSSLLPYNLSRIEIVQGSQSGLYGADAIAGVVNFITKKGEGKPHATYTQMYGSFGTYAENLSYSGKVGNFSFYLDGTRFDTTGTSKTNSYNPQTDSYSYGGKRDGYHQSAFNSRLEYDLNDFKIGLLINAQKVQNYLDQYSPTYFKPDNSSWLNTTYPGKSYREDSETYLTKVYAQKTFDKLTLKLDGYYFQNLRYYKDNYSYPYPATIPAPQSDFYSNNYKGYRYGSDLQLEYVFNKNFKTVAGLNYTVDRMSYDYPSYFSKNRDNVGAFVEFLPSIGNLNLQAAFREDHFQTFGDHGTYKLGASYLIEPTSTILKANWATGFEAPTLFELYASGVPAWFFSGGNRNLSPEQSKSWDIGFMQNLFNNKVLLGATYFRTTITNRIEYYTNPNTWESTYKNVPGNTVATGIESYIKIKPVKQVELGLNYTYTDSTNPNTNMQSARIPYSITSGYINYSPIENLTLHLDGRYIGTRYDNDSHTHQTGRYTVFDANIAYNITKDLKASVAIYNIFDRFYQDIWGYTTLKRSAYATLNYTF; encoded by the coding sequence ATGTGGTATAAGTTAATAGTTGGTTTTGTATTGGTGGGATTTTTGTGTAATTTTGCTTTAGCTGATGAAAATGTTGTTGTAACTGCTTCTAAAGTGGATACGCAGATTGCTAAAACACCTTCTTTTGTTGAAGTTGTTACACAAAAACAAATTGAAGGTTCTGGCTCTATTTTCACGCAAGATGCGCTTATTGGCTTGCCTGGCATATCAATTTCATCAAATGGTCCATTTGGTGGGCAAACCTCTTTTTATATGAGAGGGCTTAGAAGTTACTATACAAAGTATCTAATGGATGGCGTAAATATAGGCGATCCATCTGGCCCGCAATCTTTCTTTGATATGTCCTCACTTTTGCCATACAATTTAAGCAGAATTGAGATTGTTCAGGGCTCTCAAAGCGGACTATATGGAGCTGATGCAATTGCTGGCGTGGTAAATTTCATCACAAAAAAAGGCGAAGGTAAACCTCATGCAACCTACACTCAAATGTATGGTTCGTTTGGCACATACGCAGAAAACCTATCTTACTCTGGTAAGGTCGGAAATTTTTCTTTTTATTTAGATGGCACCAGATTTGACACTACAGGTACATCAAAAACCAATTCTTACAATCCCCAAACTGATTCATATTCCTATGGAGGCAAAAGGGATGGATATCATCAAAGTGCTTTCAATTCAAGGTTAGAATACGATTTAAATGATTTTAAAATTGGCTTACTCATTAATGCACAAAAAGTACAAAACTATTTAGATCAATATAGTCCAACATATTTTAAACCAGACAATAGCTCATGGTTAAACACAACATATCCAGGCAAATCCTATAGAGAAGATAGCGAAACCTACCTTACAAAAGTTTACGCTCAAAAAACTTTTGATAAGCTGACATTAAAGCTGGATGGTTATTATTTTCAAAACTTAAGATACTATAAGGATAATTACAGCTACCCATATCCGGCTACTATACCAGCTCCACAAAGCGACTTTTACAGCAACAACTACAAAGGCTATCGCTATGGAAGTGATTTGCAACTTGAGTATGTTTTCAATAAAAATTTTAAAACCGTAGCTGGCCTAAACTATACAGTTGATAGAATGAGCTATGACTACCCGAGTTATTTTAGTAAAAACAGAGACAATGTAGGTGCTTTTGTTGAATTTTTGCCAAGCATAGGTAATTTAAACCTTCAAGCAGCTTTTAGAGAGGATCATTTTCAAACATTTGGAGACCATGGCACATACAAGCTTGGCGCAAGCTACTTAATTGAACCTACAAGCACAATTTTAAAAGCCAACTGGGCAACAGGTTTTGAAGCACCTACTTTATTTGAGCTTTATGCATCCGGCGTTCCTGCATGGTTTTTTAGCGGAGGAAATAGAAATTTATCACCAGAACAATCAAAAAGCTGGGATATAGGATTTATGCAAAACCTGTTTAACAATAAAGTCTTGCTAGGCGCAACATACTTTAGAACAACAATAACAAATAGAATTGAATACTATACAAACCCAAATACATGGGAGTCTACATATAAAAATGTTCCAGGAAATACAGTTGCAACTGGTATAGAATCATACATAAAAATAAAACCAGTAAAACAAGTTGAATTAGGTCTTAACTATACCTATACTGATAGCACAAACCCAAACACAAATATGCAGTCAGCACGTATACCATACAGCATTACATCGGGCTATATAAACTATTCACCAATAGAAAACCTAACACTCCACTTAGATGGTAGATATATAGGCACAAGGTATGACAATGATTCTCACACACATCAAACAGGCAGATATACAGTATTTGATGCAAATATTGCATATAACATTACAAAAGACCTGAAGGCATCTGTTGCTATCTACAATATTTTTGATAGGTTCTACCAGGATATTTGGGGTTACACAACACTAAAGCGCAGTGCCTATGCAACGCTTAACTACACATTCTAA
- a CDS encoding energy transducer TonB, translated as MQRLTTHSKPISWALAFLLNMAIVMGFAQLFKFYHIKTSKIYTVDIYNVNQYQKTIRANQTLTQIKPENTKKPLFKKIPKNDISNQTINHNRTLITQKALPLKNDRKFFVNAQNDNASFPQTITNKSGSQPQTNPIQNPQTATYDANPSNTSTDPIDIQSTPQIANWIEKHKFYPQEAIFKGEEGKIKLVFLIDKNGYLKNISILEKSPYDSLNKAAIKIIHNSSPVPQKLLTNVNLPFYAKINIIFKLE; from the coding sequence ATGCAACGCTTAACTACACATTCTAAACCCATAAGCTGGGCTTTAGCTTTTTTGCTAAATATGGCAATAGTCATGGGCTTTGCCCAGCTTTTTAAATTTTACCATATAAAAACATCAAAAATATACACAGTAGATATTTATAATGTAAATCAATACCAAAAAACAATAAGAGCTAATCAAACTTTAACACAAATTAAGCCAGAAAATACAAAAAAGCCTTTATTTAAAAAAATACCAAAAAACGATATATCAAATCAAACTATCAATCATAATCGCACATTAATTACACAAAAAGCTCTGCCACTTAAAAACGATAGGAAATTTTTCGTTAACGCTCAAAATGACAATGCAAGCTTTCCGCAAACAATAACAAACAAATCGGGTAGTCAACCCCAAACAAATCCCATACAAAACCCACAAACAGCCACTTATGATGCAAACCCATCAAACACATCTACCGACCCAATTGACATTCAAAGTACTCCTCAGATTGCAAATTGGATTGAAAAACATAAATTTTATCCGCAAGAAGCTATTTTTAAAGGTGAAGAAGGTAAAATTAAACTGGTTTTTTTGATTGATAAAAACGGCTATCTAAAGAATATTTCAATATTGGAAAAATCCCCATACGATAGTTTAAACAAAGCAGCAATAAAAATAATACATAATTCTTCACCAGTTCCTCAAAAACTATTAACAAATGTAAATTTGCCATTTTATGCAAAGATAAATATAATATTTAAGCTTGAGTAA
- a CDS encoding ABC transporter transmembrane domain-containing protein — protein sequence MKLNINKEYLKRLLLYIKPYWKRIILSFIAMIIVGALTSLTAYLIKPVLDKIFIAKDKKMLILLPFAVMATYFFKGLFTYIQSYQTAYVAENILFNIRNQMFKHIVSLPVDFFEKYHTSELLSRVLNDTERLQDTIARVMPEAIREFFTIIFLFIVIYTIDFKLALISTIVFPIALYPIIKFGKDMKKLGKKRQVSIAAITTLIQESFFNIRLIKGFLTEEKETEKFFKKSQEFLNINLKSFRISEITSPLMEFIGSLGIAFLIWFGGLLVFKGTISVGGFFSFM from the coding sequence GTGAAACTTAATATAAACAAAGAATATTTAAAAAGACTATTATTGTATATAAAGCCATACTGGAAAAGGATTATTTTGTCTTTTATAGCTATGATTATTGTTGGTGCTTTAACTTCTCTTACTGCATACTTAATTAAACCTGTTTTAGACAAAATTTTTATAGCGAAAGATAAAAAGATGCTGATTTTGCTACCATTTGCCGTTATGGCAACTTATTTTTTTAAGGGTTTATTTACATACATTCAGTCTTATCAAACAGCATACGTAGCAGAAAATATTTTGTTTAACATAAGAAACCAGATGTTTAAGCATATAGTGAGTTTACCTGTTGATTTCTTTGAAAAATACCATACATCAGAGCTTTTATCCAGAGTATTAAACGATACCGAGCGTCTTCAAGATACAATTGCAAGGGTAATGCCTGAAGCAATAAGAGAGTTTTTTACAATTATTTTTTTATTTATAGTTATATATACAATAGACTTTAAACTGGCTTTAATCTCAACGATTGTGTTTCCAATTGCACTTTACCCTATTATTAAATTTGGTAAGGATATGAAAAAACTTGGTAAAAAAAGACAGGTTTCAATAGCAGCTATTACCACACTCATTCAGGAATCTTTTTTTAATATACGTCTTATAAAAGGTTTTTTGACCGAAGAAAAAGAAACAGAAAAATTTTTTAAAAAAAGTCAGGAATTTTTAAATATTAATTTAAAAAGCTTTAGAATATCAGAAATTACAAGTCCATTGATGGAATTTATTGGTTCGCTTGGTATAGCATTTTTGATTTGGTTTGGAGGATTGCTTGTATTTAAAGGTACTATTAGCGTAGGCGGTTTTTTTTCATTTATGG
- a CDS encoding NAD+ synthase, whose protein sequence is MDPYKVLSFDEPKIADYLIEFLRDEIHKVGFEKAVIGLSGGIDSGLVAYLLKEALGKENVYAIILPYKTSSAESVDDAFKIINELGINYKKVDITKMADSYIENNFDKVRIGNILARLRMIILFDQSYETNALVVGTSNKTELLLGYGTWYGDMASSLNPIGDLYKTQVRILSKYMGVPQSIIDKKPTADLWVGQSDEEELGFSYDEADLILYHLFDKRLSIDEVVNLGFRENIVNGIFERVRKNQFKRLPPIIAKVSRRSVNWDFRFLRDWGQI, encoded by the coding sequence ATGGATCCATATAAGGTGTTGAGTTTTGATGAGCCTAAAATTGCAGATTATTTAATTGAGTTTTTAAGGGATGAGATCCATAAAGTTGGTTTTGAAAAAGCAGTAATTGGTTTGTCAGGAGGCATTGATTCTGGTTTGGTGGCTTATTTATTAAAAGAAGCTTTAGGAAAAGAAAATGTATATGCGATTATTCTGCCATATAAAACTAGCTCTGCTGAAAGTGTTGATGATGCATTTAAAATAATAAACGAACTTGGAATAAATTATAAAAAAGTTGATATAACAAAGATGGCTGATAGCTATATTGAAAATAATTTTGATAAAGTAAGGATAGGTAATATTTTAGCTAGACTTAGAATGATAATTTTATTTGATCAAAGTTATGAAACAAATGCACTTGTTGTTGGAACAAGCAATAAAACAGAATTATTGCTTGGTTATGGTACATGGTATGGTGATATGGCATCAAGCCTAAACCCAATTGGTGATTTGTACAAAACGCAAGTGAGAATTTTATCTAAATACATGGGAGTGCCTCAATCCATTATTGATAAAAAACCTACTGCCGATTTATGGGTAGGTCAAAGCGATGAAGAAGAATTGGGTTTTTCTTACGATGAGGCAGACTTGATTTTGTATCACTTATTTGACAAGAGATTGAGCATTGATGAAGTGGTTAATCTAGGCTTTCGTGAAAACATTGTAAATGGTATATTTGAAAGAGTAAGGAAAAACCAGTTTAAAAGGTTGCCGCCAATCATAGCTAAAGTTAGTAGAAGAAGCGTAAACTGGGATTTCAGATTTTTAAGGGATTGGGGGCAAATATGA
- a CDS encoding nitrilase-related carbon-nitrogen hydrolase, with protein MKIAIAQFKPKLGKVKENLERIEIFIDEAINKKSELIIFPELATSGYALRDLVSYASINLQNKDLSNIIQKSNFIDIVLGYSQKEDNLYYNSAVYLSDGLILTNRKKVYLPDYGMFEEARYFAKGDTLETTQTKFGKVNILICEEAFHLSVHHFVEQSKSDLTIIISASPYWIYENKADKTKIWDNICNNISSLSGNFVIYVNRVGFEDGVGFFGSSLVYNSFGECIFKGDFLKENLYILDLELSDIAHAKEFMPLLKDKSYGSI; from the coding sequence ATGAAAATTGCTATTGCTCAATTCAAGCCAAAACTTGGCAAGGTAAAAGAAAATTTAGAGCGGATTGAAATTTTTATAGATGAAGCTATAAACAAAAAAAGCGAGCTAATTATTTTTCCAGAACTAGCCACAAGCGGATATGCGCTTCGTGATTTGGTTAGTTACGCTAGCATAAACTTACAAAACAAAGATTTAAGCAATATTATTCAAAAAAGTAATTTTATAGATATTGTGCTTGGTTATTCTCAAAAAGAAGATAATTTATACTACAATAGTGCTGTTTATTTATCAGATGGCCTTATTTTAACAAACAGAAAAAAAGTATACCTGCCAGACTACGGAATGTTTGAAGAAGCAAGATACTTTGCAAAGGGTGATACACTTGAAACAACTCAAACAAAATTTGGCAAAGTAAATATACTTATATGTGAAGAAGCATTTCATTTAAGTGTTCACCATTTTGTTGAACAAAGTAAAAGTGATTTGACAATTATCATTTCTGCTTCTCCTTACTGGATTTATGAAAATAAGGCAGATAAAACAAAAATATGGGACAATATTTGCAACAATATCTCATCATTAAGCGGCAACTTTGTAATATATGTAAACAGGGTAGGTTTTGAAGATGGCGTGGGTTTTTTTGGTAGCTCTCTCGTTTACAATTCATTTGGTGAGTGTATATTTAAAGGAGATTTTCTAAAAGAGAATCTGTATATACTTGATTTAGAGCTAAGTGATATTGCGCACGCTAAAGAATTTATGCCACTATTAAAGGATAAAAGCTATGGATCCATATAA
- a CDS encoding NAD-dependent deacylase: MSQIKRAAYLIKQSKFAVCFTGAGISVESGVPSFRGEDGLWEKYDPSMFEIDYFYKHPEKSWALINKIFFEVLKDKKPNKAHFALAKLEELGYIKALITQNIDNLHYLAGSKNIIEYHGNSRMLVCKNCRRKFNISDFDLSSVPYCPYCKVPLKPDFIFFGEMIPKEAQEKSEQLMNNCDLLIIIGTSGLVYPAAFLPAMAKKKGAKVIEINKTFSEYTDKIVDVFLEGSASEILEEILSELDAH; encoded by the coding sequence ATGAGTCAGATTAAAAGAGCAGCATATTTGATAAAACAATCAAAATTTGCAGTTTGCTTTACTGGTGCTGGGATAAGTGTAGAAAGCGGTGTTCCTTCATTTAGAGGAGAAGATGGTCTATGGGAAAAATATGACCCAAGCATGTTTGAAATAGATTATTTTTATAAACACCCAGAGAAATCATGGGCTTTAATCAACAAAATTTTTTTTGAAGTCCTCAAAGACAAAAAGCCAAATAAAGCCCATTTTGCTCTTGCAAAACTTGAAGAATTAGGCTATATAAAAGCACTAATAACTCAAAATATAGATAATTTGCATTATTTAGCAGGCAGCAAAAACATCATTGAGTACCACGGTAACTCAAGAATGCTTGTTTGCAAAAACTGCAGAAGGAAATTTAATATAAGCGATTTTGATTTATCAAGCGTTCCATATTGTCCATATTGCAAAGTGCCATTGAAACCTGATTTTATTTTCTTTGGTGAAATGATACCCAAAGAAGCACAGGAAAAAAGCGAACAATTAATGAACAATTGTGATTTGTTAATAATTATTGGAACAAGCGGATTGGTTTATCCAGCAGCCTTTTTACCAGCTATGGCAAAGAAGAAAGGTGCAAAAGTTATCGAAATTAACAAAACATTTAGTGAGTACACTGATAAGATTGTGGATGTATTTTTAGAAGGCAGCGCTTCGGAAATTTTGGAAGAGATTTTAAGCGAACTTGATGCTCATTGA
- a CDS encoding ABC transporter ATP-binding protein, giving the protein LFMLYRPFKTIAKASNSINSSIGAIERVFFILDTKSAQETTTKKGIIFEGVKKSIVFDNVSFSYDGKKYALKNINLEVKAKTIVAFVGESGGGKTTLMDLIPRFYDPTQGRILIDGIDIKDFELKSLRKKIASVSQNVLLFADTVFNNIAYGIENPDKEKVIEAAKLAYAHDFIMKLPYGYDTNLGEQAVILSGGERQRIAIARAIMKNPDILILDEATSALDAEAESYVQKAISNLIKNRTVFLVAHRLSTALSASKIVVIKQGQIVGIGTHKELLETNKYYQRLIELQFENA; this is encoded by the coding sequence CTTTTTATGTTATATAGACCTTTTAAAACAATTGCCAAAGCAAGTAACAGCATAAATTCTTCTATTGGTGCAATAGAGCGGGTGTTTTTTATTTTAGATACAAAATCTGCACAAGAAACAACAACTAAAAAAGGAATTATTTTTGAAGGTGTTAAAAAATCAATTGTATTTGATAATGTAAGTTTTTCATATGATGGCAAAAAATATGCTCTAAAAAATATCAATTTGGAAGTAAAAGCAAAAACAATAGTTGCATTTGTGGGTGAAAGCGGTGGCGGTAAGACAACTCTTATGGATTTGATACCTCGTTTTTATGATCCAACTCAAGGGCGAATTTTAATAGATGGGATTGATATAAAGGATTTTGAGCTTAAGAGTTTAAGAAAAAAAATTGCCAGTGTTTCACAAAATGTTCTGCTTTTTGCTGATACAGTTTTTAACAACATAGCTTATGGTATAGAAAATCCAGATAAAGAAAAAGTAATTGAAGCTGCAAAATTAGCCTATGCGCATGATTTTATAATGAAGCTACCTTATGGTTACGATACAAATCTCGGTGAACAGGCAGTAATTTTATCTGGAGGAGAAAGACAAAGAATCGCAATTGCAAGAGCCATTATGAAAAACCCTGATATTTTAATTTTAGATGAAGCCACAAGTGCACTTGATGCAGAAGCAGAAAGTTATGTACAAAAAGCTATTTCAAATTTGATTAAAAATAGGACGGTTTTTTTGGTAGCTCATAGATTGTCCACTGCACTTAGCGCATCAAAAATTGTGGTAATAAAACAAGGTCAGATTGTTGGTATAGGCACACACAAAGAACTATTGGAAACCAATAAATACTACCAAAGGCTGATAGAGCTTCAATTTGAAAATGCTTAG
- the nadC gene encoding carboxylating nicotinate-nucleotide diphosphorylase — protein MNRLFLENLLKSYLSEDIYYSDVTTESICNGSKTKALIKAKEDFIVAGLIFIKPIFDVLKEEAKIKFYVQEGQFVKAGSHIAVIEAKDSALLQAERLILNIIGRLSGIATKTKFYSHLIKDYKAKIVETRKTTPGFRYFEKYAVLVGGGLNHRIGLFDAILIKDNHIKIAGSITKAVELARKTNFMKKIEVETSNIEEVKEAVSLKVDVVMLDNMDVEIMQNCVSMFAGEVLFEASGNVNEDNIVEIAKTGVDFISSGSIIHHAVWVDVNMKIGV, from the coding sequence ATGAACAGATTATTTTTGGAAAATTTACTCAAGTCATATCTATCAGAAGACATTTACTATAGCGATGTAACTACAGAAAGTATATGTAATGGATCTAAAACAAAAGCATTAATTAAAGCAAAAGAAGATTTTATAGTTGCGGGTTTAATTTTTATAAAACCGATCTTTGATGTTTTAAAAGAAGAAGCTAAAATTAAGTTTTATGTTCAAGAAGGTCAATTTGTTAAAGCTGGTAGTCATATTGCTGTAATTGAAGCAAAAGATAGTGCATTATTGCAGGCAGAAAGGCTTATTTTAAATATCATTGGAAGATTATCAGGTATTGCAACTAAAACTAAATTTTATAGCCACTTGATAAAAGACTATAAAGCTAAAATTGTTGAAACAAGAAAGACTACACCAGGCTTTAGATATTTTGAAAAATATGCAGTTCTTGTCGGGGGTGGCTTAAATCACCGCATTGGTTTGTTTGATGCAATTCTGATTAAGGATAATCATATAAAAATTGCTGGTAGTATAACAAAAGCAGTAGAACTTGCTAGAAAAACAAACTTTATGAAAAAAATAGAAGTTGAGACTTCAAACATTGAAGAAGTAAAAGAAGCTGTATCATTAAAAGTTGACGTGGTTATGCTTGACAATATGGATGTAGAAATTATGCAAAACTGTGTATCAATGTTTGCAGGTGAAGTTTTGTTTGAAGCATCTGGCAATGTCAATGAGGATAATATTGTTGAGATTGCAAAAACAGGTGTGGATTTTATATCGAGTGGTTCTATTATACATCATGCCGTTTGGGTAGATGTAAATATGAAAATTGGTGTTTAA
- a CDS encoding endonuclease III domain-containing protein gives MLIEIYKSLLQFFGKQYWWPAETKDEIIIGAILTQNTSWQNVEKAIFNLKKEGFCNLCKIRDVPLEYIQQLIKPAGFYKQKSVYLKEIAKFFANFDENTTDTLQFRKMLLNVKGIGLETADSILLYAFSRPVFVIDAYTIRFLKRKKLFDSSKYEEVQSFFMQNLPKDVELFKEYHALIVKLAKTYCRKNPNCTECPIKCA, from the coding sequence ATGCTCATTGAAATTTACAAATCGCTTTTACAATTTTTTGGCAAGCAATACTGGTGGCCAGCTGAAACAAAAGATGAAATAATAATTGGAGCAATTCTAACGCAAAATACAAGCTGGCAAAATGTAGAGAAAGCTATTTTTAATCTAAAAAAAGAAGGTTTTTGCAATCTTTGCAAAATTAGAGACGTGCCTTTAGAATATATACAACAGTTAATAAAACCTGCAGGTTTTTATAAACAAAAAAGCGTTTATTTAAAAGAAATTGCAAAATTTTTTGCAAACTTTGATGAAAATACTACAGATACTTTGCAGTTCAGAAAAATGCTTTTAAATGTTAAAGGCATAGGTTTGGAAACAGCCGATTCAATTTTGCTTTATGCGTTTTCAAGGCCTGTTTTTGTTATAGATGCATATACCATAAGATTTTTAAAGCGAAAAAAGCTTTTTGACTCAAGCAAATATGAAGAGGTTCAGTCTTTTTTTATGCAAAATTTACCAAAAGATGTTGAATTGTTTAAAGAATACCACGCTTTGATTGTAAAATTAGCCAAAACATATTGCAGAAAAAACCCAAACTGTACGGAGTGCCCAATTAAATGCGCGTAG
- a CDS encoding glycosyltransferase N-terminal domain-containing protein, with protein sequence MLSYNIILFFVFLLSLPYLLIKAISSKRFRYRFFDRINPDPIKQSEYILVHLASLGEAKAFLNIKNTIESIFKKKLLFSVTSNIGYDYLKSQGLEVFLAPLDFIFLYKKLFNYNLPHLAIFFETEIWPSYLNYLRKYNVRVILINARMSDRSYKFYLRFKVFYEAISKFDIIIAKSQKDMEKFNKFNKNVKLCDNVKYALGKKTFDYDFLLTLKMDNKKIFVFASFHKQELEFLQKAINEVLSLGYRVIIAPRYMEDLPLFEKFLKGIAVEYSMLSKLSDIKDCVLVDRFGILEALYSISSMVFVGGSLSGKLKGHNPIEPAVYNNFVFCGRFMDSFAQEVEYLKNLGCLTQIDNINNLKEHILKIQNLRILSFDKKKEEIENCYKSLLLKLTQA encoded by the coding sequence ATGCTTAGCTATAATATTATACTTTTTTTTGTTTTTTTGTTAAGTTTGCCATATTTGCTAATAAAAGCTATATCAAGTAAACGCTTTAGGTACAGATTTTTTGATAGAATAAACCCAGACCCAATAAAACAAAGCGAATATATTTTGGTGCATCTTGCAAGTTTAGGTGAAGCAAAAGCTTTTTTAAATATTAAAAATACAATTGAAAGTATATTCAAAAAAAAATTGCTTTTCAGTGTAACAAGCAATATCGGCTATGATTACCTAAAATCTCAAGGATTAGAGGTTTTTTTAGCGCCCCTGGATTTTATTTTTTTATACAAAAAATTATTTAATTATAATTTGCCGCATTTAGCTATTTTTTTTGAAACAGAAATATGGCCGTCCTATCTTAATTATCTTAGAAAGTATAATGTAAGAGTTATTTTGATTAATGCTAGAATGTCTGATAGAAGCTATAAATTTTACCTAAGATTTAAAGTGTTTTATGAAGCTATATCAAAGTTTGATATTATAATTGCAAAATCACAAAAAGATATGGAAAAATTTAATAAATTTAATAAGAATGTCAAACTTTGTGATAACGTCAAGTACGCTTTAGGAAAAAAAACTTTTGATTATGATTTTTTGCTCACTTTAAAAATGGATAATAAGAAAATTTTTGTTTTTGCAAGCTTTCATAAACAAGAACTGGAGTTTTTGCAAAAAGCGATAAATGAGGTTTTAAGTTTAGGTTATAGAGTGATTATTGCACCAAGATATATGGAAGATTTACCACTGTTTGAAAAATTTTTAAAAGGAATTGCTGTAGAATATTCAATGTTGTCAAAATTAAGCGATATAAAAGATTGTGTTTTAGTTGACAGATTTGGTATTTTGGAAGCCCTTTACTCAATTAGCTCAATGGTGTTTGTTGGCGGTTCTTTGTCAGGTAAGCTAAAGGGTCATAACCCTATTGAGCCAGCAGTATATAACAATTTTGTGTTTTGTGGAAGGTTTATGGATAGTTTTGCTCAAGAAGTTGAGTATTTAAAAAATTTAGGGTGTTTGACTCAAATAGATAATATTAATAATTTAAAAGAACATATACTAAAGATTCAAAACTTGCGTATTTTGAGTTTTGATAAAAAGAAAGAAGAAATTGAAAATTGCTATAAAAGTTTACTATTGAAACTTACTCAAGCTTAA